Proteins found in one Quercus robur chromosome 2, dhQueRobu3.1, whole genome shotgun sequence genomic segment:
- the LOC126712768 gene encoding protein ENHANCED DISEASE RESISTANCE 2-like, whose product MCPTKQKHRTSSGARTSRSNDSISTNTTTTTTKTMVEWISEAINGGSLRHVDLHTGTNGWASPPGDLFSLRSKNYLTKRTKSPSGDYLLAPAGMDWLKSSTKLDNVLARPDNRVANALRKAQSQGKSLKSFILAVNLQIPGKDHHNAVFYFATEEPIPFGSLLHRFVHGDDAFRNQRFKIVNRIVKGPWIVKKTVGSYSACLLGKALTCNYHRGANYLEIDVDIGSSAIANAILHLALGYVTSVTIDMGFVVEGQAEDELPERLFGAVRVCQMEMSSSTVVDAVHAPPNSRGLGFAKVNHHKSENLDDDDDNK is encoded by the coding sequence ATGTGCCCAACGAAGCAAAAGCATCGTACCAGCTCCGGAGCCCGAACCTCCCGATCCAACGATTCCATctccaccaacaccaccaccaccaccaccaagacAATGGTGGAGTGGATATCCGAAGCGATCAACGGTGGATCCCTCCGCCACGTGGACCTCCACACAGGAACAAACGGCTGGGCTTCACCGCCAGGCGACCTCTTCTCTCTCCGCTCCAAAAACTACCTCACAAAACGAACCAAATCGCCTTCCGGCGACTACCTACTCGCGCCGGCCGGAATGGACTGGCTCAAATCGAGTACCAAGCTCGACAACGTACTCGCCCGCCCGGACAACCGTGTAGCTAACGCGCTCCGCAAGGCTCAGTCCCAAGGCAAATCGTTGAAATCGTTCATACTCGCCGTGAATCTCCAAATTCCAGGTAAGGACCACCACAACGCTGTCTTCTACTTCGCCACAGAGGAGCCTATACCCTTCGGCTCGCTCCTCCACCGGTTCGTCCATGGCGACGATGCGTTCCGGAACCAGCGGTTCAAGATCGTGAACCGGATCGTCAAAGGCCCGTGGATCGTTAAAAAAACGGTTGGAAGCTACAGCGCGTGCTTGTTAGGGAAGGCGCTGACGTGTAACTACCACAGAGGAGCCAATTACTTAGAGATCGACGTCGATATCGGAAGCTCCGCCATAGCTAACGCCATTCTTCACCTCGCATTGGGGTACGTGACGAGCGTAACGATCGACATGGGGTTTGTGGTGGAGGGGCAAGCGGAGGATGAGTTGCCGGAGAGGCTTTTCGGGGCCGTTAGGGTTTGCCAGATGGAAATGTCGTCATCTACGGTCGTCGATGCTGTTCACGCGCCGCCAAATTCGCGTGGGCTGGGTTTTGCTAAGGTGAATCACCATAAATCCGAAAatcttgatgatgatgatgataataagtAA
- the LOC126695864 gene encoding uncharacterized protein LOC126695864 — protein MNETFITLIPKVQGAHKFGHFRPISLCNFCYKVISRILVARLRPLLDKLIDPAQTAFVPNRNIAENVLLAQEVVHSFSTTKKKKGFVGLKLDFQKAYDRVEWPFLIQVLKNFGFHQKFIHLIYQCISIVSFTLLLNGGKGPRIMPSRGLRQRDPLSPYLFIIGSEVLARMINRCSAQRLINGIRIAPSIAGISKLFYADDVLLVCKAKHSEINEIMNILGKYCDWSGQQINFEKSGVFASKGVHSQFLNQLKNQRGLKKLSQGTKYLGVPLFLSSSKKKDFTYLKESLESKWSPSKNSNRYFTPLAWDNLCQPKCLGGLGFRHFSDTNLALLSKVAWWILIQSNKPCVQALIAKYRVRRNWLDADPSKKASWTWKSVESARHILMAGACKQVINWESILTWEDPWVPDLPNYKPVPLSPDKLSSCLVVSQILSPDKSRWDESKLYELFTVESAMTIMRIPVKVSHRVDKWVWVKSHNGKLSMKSAYKELLDHSEPNESDQIFFQPRKNWQDSFLAMDPKCPLCDASPESSLHLFVYCHAARFLWAGNEWGCRPDALQFDCPGQFVKFLLSPQVSSHGTFDKEGFLLFGALVLENLWPEQGAVKINCDAAVGLDHSFIAIVARDWRGDLIFSMSKRVKTNIPIQAEAEAINLATCVTVNRGFEFVVVESDAKACIDALKVPFDEVPWRISSITADTLLLAFHGKKFVFRWSPRDSNKAAHVLASWCLGKNLSGCFGQGYAPSPFLDVINSDLLAAVAAG, from the exons ATGAATGAGACCTTCATTACCCTAATCCCAAAGGTTCAAGGTGCCCATAAATTTGGGCATTTCAGACCTATTAGCCTATGCAACTTCTGCTACAAAGTTATTTCAAGAATCTTGGTGGCAAGATTACGTCCACTGCTGGATAAGCTAATAGACCCTGCACAAACAGCTTTTGTCCCTAACAGAAACATAGCAGAAAATGTTCTGTTGGCCCAAGAAGTAGTGCACTCTTTCTCCACCaccaagaagaaaaaagggttTGTGGGTTTGAAGTTAGACTTCCAAAAGGCTTATGACAGAGTAGAATGGCCCTTCCTAATccaggttttaaaaaattttggtttccaCCAGAAGTTTATTCACCTCATATATCAATGTATCTCTATTGTGAGTTTCACTCTTTTACTAAATGGGGGAAAAGGCCCTAGAATCATGCCTTCGCGAGGCCTAAGACAAAGGGATCCCCTATCCCCTTATCTTTTCATTATTGGAAGTGAAGTTCTTGCCAGAATGATTAATAGATGCTCAGCCCAAAGATTAATAAATGGCATTAGGATTGCCCCATCAATAGCTGGAATCTCCAAACTCTTCTATGCAGATGATGTTTTATTGGTCTGCAAGGCAAAACATTCAGAGATTAATGAGATCATGAACATCTTGGGAAAATATTGTGATTGGTCAGGCCAGCAAATCAATTTTGAGAAGTCAGGGGTCTTTGCTTCAAAAGGGGTTCACTCTCAATTCCTAAATCAGCTTAAGAATCAAAGAGGGTTAAAGAAACTTTCCCAAGGTACTAAATACTTGGGTGtccctctttttctctcaagTAGCAAGAAGAAGGACTTTACTTATCTTAAAGAATCCTTGGAATCTAAG TGGAGCCCATCAAAGAATTCAAACCGGTACTTCACTCCTCTTGCTTGGGACAACTTATGTCAGCCTAAATGTTTGGGTGGCCTTGGTTTTAGGCACTTTTCAGATACCAATTTGGCCCTCCTGTCCAAAGTAGCTTGGTGGATTCTAATTCAGTCTAATAAACCATGTGTGCAAGCACTTATTGCTAAATACAGGGTGAGAAGAAATTGGCTTGATGCGGATCCTTCCAAGAAGGCTTCTTGGACATGGAAAAGTGTGGAATCAGCCAGGCATATTCTTATGGCTGGAGCTTGTAAGCAAGTTATCAATTGGGAAAGCATTCTCACGTGGGAAGATCCTTGGGTCCCGGACCTTCCTAACTATAAACCAGTTCCATTGTCTCCTGATAAGCTATCTAGTTGCTTGGTGGTGTCTCAGATCCTATCACCAGATAAATCAAGATGGGATGAGTCGAAACTCTATGAATTATTCACTGTAGAATCAGCCATGACTATCATGAGAATTCCAGTCAAAGTGAGTCATAGGGTGGACAAATGGGTATGGGTAAAATCCCATAATGGCAAACTTTCAATGAAGTCGGCATATAAGGAACTTCTTGATCATTCTGAGCCCAATGAGTCTGACCAG ATATTCTTCCAACCAAGGAAAAATTGGCAAGATTCTTTTCTAGCCATGGATCCTAAGTGTCCCCTATGTGATGCCTCACCCGAATCCTCCTTACATCTATTTGTCTACTGTCATGCTGCAAGATTTTTGTGGGCTGGCAATGAGTGGGGCTGCAGACCAGATGCATTGCAGTTTGACTGCCCAGGtcagtttgtaaaatttctcttATCCCCCCAAGTCTCTTCCCATGGCACTTTTGACAAGGAGGGTTTCCTTTTATTCGGGGCTTTGGTGTTGGAGAATCTGTG GCCTGAGCAAGGAGCTGTTAAAATAAATTGTGATGCAGCGGTGGGGCTAGATCACTCATTTATTGCCATTGTGGCGAGAGATTGGAGAGGGGATTTGATTTTTTCCATGTCCAAACGGGTGAAAACCAACATCCCCATCCAAGCAGAGGCTGAAGCCATTAATTTGGCGACTTGTGTTACTGTTAACCGCGGGTTTGAGTTTGTAGTGGTTGAGAGCGATGCCAAAGCCTGCATTGATGCTCTCAAAGTCCCCTTTGATGAAGTGCCTTGGAGAATTTCATCCATTACAGCTGATACTCTTTTGCTGGCATTCCATGGTAAGAAGTTTGTTTTCAGGTGGAGTCCAAGAGATTCAAACAAAGCAGCCCATGTTTTAGCTTCTTGGTGCCTTGGGAAAAATTTATCTGGATGTTTTGGTCAGGGTTATGCTCCTAGCCCTTTTTTAGATGTTATTAATTCTGACCTCTTAGCAGCTGTAGCTGCTGGCTAG
- the LOC126712770 gene encoding sm-like protein LSM7, translating into MSGSRKETVLDLAKFVDKGVQVKLTGGRQVTGTLKGYDQLLNLVLDEAVEFLRDPDDPLKTTDQTRRLGLIVCRGTAVMLVSPTDGTDEIANPFIQPDGA; encoded by the exons ATG TCTGGAAGCAGGAAAGAAACCGTTTTGGACCTGGCAAAGTTTGTGGACAAAGGTGTCCAAGTCAAGCTCACTGGTGGTAGACAAG TGACGGGGACTCTAAAAGGATATGATCAGTTGCTAAACCTTGTTTTGGATGAAGCGGTAGAGTTTTTGAGAG ATCCTGATGATCCACTGAAGACTACTGATCAGACCAGGCGCCTGGGCCTAATA GTTTGCAGGGGAACCGCTGTAATGCTTGTGTCCCCAACAGACGGCACAGATGAGATTGCCAACCCTTTTATCCAGCCAGATGGGGCCTAA
- the LOC126712769 gene encoding 60S ribosomal protein L31-like: protein MVDKGSKGRKEEVVTREYTINLHKRLHGCTFKKKAPKAIKEIRKFAQKAMGTTDVRVDVKLNKHVWSRGIRSVPRRVRVRVARKRNDEEDAKEEFFSLVTVAEIPPEGLKGLGTKVIEEED from the exons ATGGTGGACAAGGGcagcaaaggaagaaaggaagaggTTGTCACCAGAGAGTACACCATCAACCTCCACAAACGCCTTCATGGATG CACTTTCAAAAAGAAGGCTCCAAAGGCCATAAAGGAAATCAGGAAGTTTGCCCAAAAGGCTATGGGAACAACTGATGTCAGGGTGGATGTTAAGCTTAACAAGCATGTCTGGAGCCGTGGAATTCGCAGTGTGCCAAGGAGAGTTCGTGTCCGCGTTGCACGTAAGAGAAATGATGAAGAAGACGCAAAGGAGGAGTTTTTCTCACTAGTCACTGTTGCGGAGATCCCTCCAGAGGGTTTGAAGGGGTTGGGCACCAAGGTcattgaagaagaagattga
- the LOC126695868 gene encoding uncharacterized protein LOC126695868 produces the protein MAPLEPTQPDCVWRNVAGAGKAECKIWQFPTRVSRCTDATNVTGFTWALTQTWQPPEGQVYKLNFDAAIFANLLASVVGVIIRNDRGQVMAALSLKGGVVQDSDEAEVVACWKALEFAIDAGFSDLIVEGDNATVMKSIASGQTDLSRLGNIYDDIHCLARGLRYMEFNSICRSANGVAHSLARYAKHLDEDIVWLEDSPPPALEALLAVSRLRLNEELEFTEL, from the exons ATGGCTCCTTTGGAACCAACGCAACCTGATTGTGTATGGAGGAATGTTGCAGGAGCCGGGAAGGCTGAATGCAAGATCTGGCAGTTTCCTACAAGAGTTTCAAGATGCACAGACGCAACTAACGTTACCGGTTTTACATGGGCGCTCACACAGACATGGCAGCCACCTGAAGGACAAGTATACAAGCTCAATTTTGATGCGGCAATTTTTGCGAACTTGCTAGCTTCAGTTGTTGGAGTTATAATTCGGAATGATCGGGGTCAAGTTATGGCAGCTTTGTCGTTGAAGGGTGGTGTTGTTCAAGACAGTGATGAAGCAGAGGTTGTGGCGTGTTGGAAAGCTTTGGAATTCGCCATAGATGCTGGTTTTTCAGATTTAATCGTGGAGGGGGATAATGCAACTGTCATGAAGTCCATTGCTTCAGGTCAAACAGATTTGTCCCGTTTGGGAAATATTTATGATGATATTCATTGTCTAGCTAGAGGTTTGCGATATATGGAGTTTAATAGTATTTGTCGTAGTGCAAATGGGGTAGCCCATTCTTTAGCTCGCTATGCTAAGCATTTAGATGAGGatattgtttggttggaagattCTCCACCCCCGGCTTTAGAGGCCTT GTTAGCAGTATCACGCTTACGACTCAACGAGGAACTTGAGTTCACTGAACTCTAG